Genomic window (Nitrosophilus kaiyonis):
AGTAGTGGCTGGAATAAAAGATGATTTAAAAAGTATTGAAAATATATTTAAAGAAAAAGGGGCAAAAAGAGCACTTTTATTAAATATGAGTGTTGCAAGTCACTGTCCATTACTGGAAGATGCAAGAAAGCCTTTAAGAGAGTATTTAGAAAAATTTATAAAAGATAGTTTTATCTCTCCAGTTATTTCTAATGTTAGCGCAAAACCTTATAATTCAAAAAAAGATGCAATAGAACTTCTTGATAGACAGCTTGTTGAGCCAGTACTTTATAAACAATCTATTAAAAATATTGAAAATGAAACAGAACTTTTTATAGAATTTGGAGAGGGCTCAGTATTAAAAGGGCTAAATAGGCGAATAACAAAAGTCCCAACAATAAATGTAAATAATATGAAAACGTTAGAGGAAGCTTTAAAAGCAGTTGAGTAAGTTGAGTTTGAAAGAAGTAATTGGTATATTGGTTATTAGTTATTGGTAAAAATCTTTGAAGCTATCTATTTCCAATTACTAATATACCAATAACCAATAAACCAAATTAGGAGTTTTAATGAAGATTGCTATAATGGGTGCAATGCCAGAAGAGATTGAACCACTTTTATCATATATGAACGATATTAAATCTTATGAACTAGCAGATAATAGATATTATGAAGCAAAATATAAAGGGATCGATGTAGTTTTAGCCTATAGTAAAATTGGTAAAGTTTTTGCATCTTTAACAGCTTCAGTTATGATACAGCATTTTAAAGCACAAAAGCTTCTTTTTAGTGGTGTAGCTGGCGCAATTAATGAAAATCTTAAAATTGGAGATTTAATTGCAGCAACAAAACTTTGTCAGCACGATCTTGATATTACAGCTTTTGGACATCCATATGGGTATGTTCCAGAAGGTAAAGTTTATATAGAAAGTGATAAAGAACTTCTATTTTTGGCAAAAAATATTGCCAAAACCAAAGGTATTGATTTAAAAGAGGGAATTATCGCAACGGGTGATCAATTTATAGCTGATCCTAAGAAAAAAGAGTGGATTAAAAATACATTTAGTGCAGATGCTTTAGAGATGGAAGGAGCTGCGGTTGCTGTAGTATGTGATGCTTTTGATATTCCTTTTT
Coding sequences:
- a CDS encoding 5'-methylthioadenosine/adenosylhomocysteine nucleosidase, which produces MKIAIMGAMPEEIEPLLSYMNDIKSYELADNRYYEAKYKGIDVVLAYSKIGKVFASLTASVMIQHFKAQKLLFSGVAGAINENLKIGDLIAATKLCQHDLDITAFGHPYGYVPEGKVYIESDKELLFLAKNIAKTKGIDLKEGIIATGDQFIADPKKKEWIKNTFSADALEMEGAAVAVVCDAFDIPFFILRAISDAADMDAGFDFDKFLEKSSKISADFIISMLDEMV